The Terriglobales bacterium genome includes the window TATCCGTTCTGCACCTACAACTCGGGACCGGTCTTCCGCGACAAGATTGAGCGCGAGTTCTCGGTTCCGATCGCCGAATACCAGGGTGAGGTTCGTCCGAAGCCAAAGGGTTGCGGAAGTTCCTGCGGCGGCTGCTAAGAAACCCAAACGAAAACCATGGAGGACGCTCGAGGTGAGTGTCCTCCAATTGTTTGGGGGCGATTGATACAATCCTCCGCATGCTCAAGCGCCTATCCGCCGCAGTTGTTCTGATGGCTGTGCTGTCGTCGTGCACGATGTGGAAGAATCCCCCGAAGGGGTGGGCGGGAGCGACAGGTGGCGAGCAACTGGAGCGACTCCTCTGGGAGGAGATTCGTACGAAGAACTGGGCGGAACTCGGCAAGCATCTTGAACCCAACTTCGTTTATACAAGCGCGAACGAGCGTCGTGACAAGACCGCGAGCATCGAACGCTGGAAGCAGTTCGAACTGCAATCGGTGAACCTGGCCGAGGTGCAGGTGCAGACGGCGGGCGCGGATTTCATCGTAACGGCGACGCTGACGGTGACGGGGACCGTCGACGGTAAGCCAATCTCGCCGGAACCAGTGCGATCAATGACGGTCTGGCAGCAGGTCGGGGCGAACTGGGTTGCGGTGGCACACGCGGATTTCCTGCCTTGATGGATGCCTTTTCAGTGCTTTACCCTGAAGGTCCATGACCTTCGTTATCTCCCACGCTCACAATGGGTTGGTGCATAAAAGGATCAGCCCGAGAGGGTCTCGGGTGGAGTATGTTCGTCCCCCGGCTCAATGTGAAAGTCTCAGGGCCCCAGGTCCCGGGAGATGGAGTCCACGATGAAGTTGGGTAAGCGATCCCGCCAAGGCGGCTTTTCGATGGTCGAGCTGACGATCGTCACTGCCATCATCCTTACGGTTTCAGCAACGGCGCTACCGTCGATAGTGCAATCGATGTACAACGTGAAACTGCGTTCATCCGCCAGTTCGCTGGCTGGGCTGATGCAGTCGGCGCGTATGCAGGCGATCCGCGATAACAGGTACTACTTTGTCTGCTACGCTGCCGTGAACGGCACGATGCGGGCATGGGTCTCCAGAGATAATGCCTGTACCGCCAGCACAGAACTGGCCAGCGGCAAGACCCCGCAGCAGATCCAGTTGGGCGGAAACGTACAGATTGTGACTTCTGGAATGCCGGGCGGATTGAATACAGGTTTCCCATTACCAAGCGGAACACTCGCGACCGCTAAGCCGGCGTTCAACGCGCGCGGATTACCCTGCTATCGGGGAACGACCGGACGTTGCGACACGATTGGTTCTTCATCGAGCGGCATAGGATTTGGTGTCGGCCAGGTTGTGTCCTACACCGTCTATATGACTGATACGCGCCCCATGGGCCAGAACGGTTGGGCAGCGGTTTCGGTGTCGCCGGCCGGCAGGACGCAGGTTTGGGTATACGGCGGCGGTACGAGCTGGGGACGGTAAGACCCGGCGCTCCGCAGAGCAAGAATTTGCGGCAACAGCGATTTAGCAACGCCCTTTGGCCACGCGGCTTAGGGGCGTTTTCCTTTCTACTGCGCGCAAGCGGTGGTGCTCCGAATGGAACCGGTGGTAACATCCGGCCACATCAGGTCCACTTCTGTGAAGGGGAGAGGTCGCCATGGCACGTAGATCGGGTGGTCGTGAACGAGGTGTTTCGCTGATCGAGTTGATGATCGTGGTGGCGGTGACGCTGGTGGTGGCGGCGATGGCCTTCCCGAGCCTTATCAACGCGACGTACAACATGCGGCTTCGTTCGTCGGCGTACGAACTATCCGGCATGGCGCAGGCGACGCGTATGCAGGCGATCCGCGCGAACAAACCATATTCTTTGTGCTACGGCACGGTGGACGGGGCGACCATGGCGTGGGCTTCGGAAACCTGCGGAACGCGGCCTGCAGCGAATGAGCAAACCGTGCAACTGGGTTCTAACGTCAGTGTCGTAACCACGACTGGTGGAACGCCGACAGGCGTCGGCGCAGCCACTCTCGGCTTCATGCCTCCGCCCGCCGGGTCAACTCTCGCGACGACTAACCCAATGTTCAGCCCCCGTGGACTCCCCTGTTATCGAAGCTCTGTGACAGCGCTGTGCAACACAATCCTGTCTACTGGATTGGGGGACCCTGCTGTGAAGTATCTGCTGTACGTAACCGATCGCAGGCCGATCGGAGCGAATGGATGGGCCGCCATCGGCATTTCGCCGGCTGGAAAAGTGCAGGTTTACGTCTACGGCGGGACAACCTGGAACAAAGGCTAGCCGGGCGCGCACCCCAGCGGGGCGGATCGATAAATCACGAAAACGGCAGGCAATTAGGTCGCCTTTCGTATCTTATTTGCCGCACCTGATTACCCTCGGACGAAACACTTAAGTCATTGGTAACAATTGTTCTAACCGCCTTCCGTTATTGGTTTCCCTCTCAATCCAGTGGTAGCATTCGCACGTAAGTTCCTGAAGAACTCCTTTTCGGACGGCTTTCCCAGCGTGGGTGCTCCTGGAAGTGAGGAGAAGTATGTTGCGTAGGCGGAAAAGATCGAGCCGCAGCGAAAGCGGCATGACAATGATCGAGCTGATGATCGCAATGACCGTCCTGGCCATAGGTTTGGGCGGCGTGATGATCCTGATCAGCGGCGCGATCGCCAGCAATAACCGAAACAAGATGGATACCACCGCCACGACTTTGGCGGAGATGGTAATGGAACGAATCGCCGCGGCCGGTCCAGATGCCAACACTACCTTTACGATCACCGATTGCACAGCACCTACACCGGTGGCACTAACTGTAGATCCGAGAGGCAGCACGACGGGGTTGGGGGCAGCGGTCGACAGTCAGGGGAACATCGATTTCAGCGGCACCGCTCCGGCGGGATACAGCATTAACTACATGAGCTGTGGCG containing:
- a CDS encoding prepilin-type N-terminal cleavage/methylation domain-containing protein codes for the protein MARRSGGRERGVSLIELMIVVAVTLVVAAMAFPSLINATYNMRLRSSAYELSGMAQATRMQAIRANKPYSLCYGTVDGATMAWASETCGTRPAANEQTVQLGSNVSVVTTTGGTPTGVGAATLGFMPPPAGSTLATTNPMFSPRGLPCYRSSVTALCNTILSTGLGDPAVKYLLYVTDRRPIGANGWAAIGISPAGKVQVYVYGGTTWNKG
- a CDS encoding nuclear transport factor 2 family protein, which produces MLKRLSAAVVLMAVLSSCTMWKNPPKGWAGATGGEQLERLLWEEIRTKNWAELGKHLEPNFVYTSANERRDKTASIERWKQFELQSVNLAEVQVQTAGADFIVTATLTVTGTVDGKPISPEPVRSMTVWQQVGANWVAVAHADFLP
- a CDS encoding prepilin-type N-terminal cleavage/methylation domain-containing protein, with amino-acid sequence MLRRRKRSSRSESGMTMIELMIAMTVLAIGLGGVMILISGAIASNNRNKMDTTATTLAEMVMERIAAAGPDANTTFTITDCTAPTPVALTVDPRGSTTGLGAAVDSQGNIDFSGTAPAGYSINYMSCGAGGTQSRYNIRWRVQTISGSGNVVYSKLVTVSARQVGAASTARERLKFFAIPATLRTVVTK